From Argopecten irradians isolate NY chromosome 3, Ai_NY, whole genome shotgun sequence:
ACCTTTTGTATTGTTTACTGTATACTACAGAACAGACATtaccttttgttttgtttacttgtatACTACAGTACAAATATTACCTTTTctattgtttacctgtatactacAGTACAGATATTACCTTTTCTATTGTTTACTTGTATACTACAGTACAGATATTACCTTTTGTATGTCACTCCTGACCGAATACACAGACGGAAGTTTGATAGCAGTGGGAACGAGACAGAACCAAACTTCGGTGAAACACAGAAGGTCCGGACTGGATATCTTAACTCATCTTATAGTAAGTAAACTTAGGTCTAAAAATCAAGATGCACGTAGGCCTAGTTGTGTTTATTTATACATCAAATCAGAGAAATGATGTCTCCTTTTACTAAACCAATCAGTAGGAGCTTAATACAGATAGCGTATGTTAATTGACACAAATAAATCTTTATCATTGAAACACATTTTGTAGAGGTAGAAGCAAAGGGACAGACTGATCGTCTGACCAATCAGCAAGCAGCAGATTTATTAACCAATCAGGAGTTGTCATCACTGACTAGTAAACAACAACCTTCCGGATGTGACCAATGTCTGTCGCTATGGTTACCAGAGAGTGAAGCTGAAAAATTGGAGCTGTGTGAAAGAGAGGCTATACGAGTGAAAACAAGAGGAAATGGACCAATAATATGTAAGTAATTTACTATAGTTATCAAAATTTCAGATTAATGACATAGTAAGTgttgtatatattgtttgttttgctATCTATGTACACGTTTTTACGTGAAATACTTATCTGAATCTGTTAAGAGTGAGTGTACAAAGGATATATCAACACGAATTTCAGATACAATTTACCCCTTAtcgaaacaaaaataatacaaaatgaaatgaaCCATTGGGTATACATTGAACCATTGATATTAATCAGACTTATCACTATTTCAGTTAGTATTGCCAAGATGGATGTCCAATCGTCCA
This genomic window contains:
- the LOC138319256 gene encoding arpin-like — encoded protein: MSRLYDNKPLANLPVGNVRVSRAWSETDVSSGDGVIIEGVIKGRARVAVTDCKDLKYRYYLLYVTPDRIHRRKFDSSGNETEPNFGETQKVRTGYLNSSYKVEAKGQTDRLTNQQAADLLTNQELSSLTSKQQPSGCDQCLSLWLPESEAEKLELCEREAIRVKTRGNGPIIFSIAKMDVQSSSVSNFAGGEQVGGSWTDKIMGLKSNAPEDEDEQDEQDWD